The genomic segment TAAAGGCGTCAATTATCATGACATTTTGTTTACGCTAGTAAAGGAAGCAGTCGTTCAATACCAATCGCCAAATCGGATAGCACTCATCCGAGACGTAACCAAGCTTCTGACTATGCCAAATGGATTCCTCGCCCGATGGCAAAATGGGCAGATACGTGAACGTCCCATCCCCACATATTTTAAATACTTGATGAAGCTCGGGGTACGTACACATGAAGATATTGAAACGTTGGTAGACATGTGGCTGGTAGAGTACCCAAACGCATTTAATAAAAAGCAGCAGGAGTTATTTGCCAATCCACCGAGAAGAGGAAGACCTAACAACGTCGAGCTCGCGCTGTTAATCGAGCTAGCCATGAAAGTGAGACCAGAAATGACAGCTCAGGAACGGGAGCGGCTACGCAAAATATACTATTATCATCGCAAGTCCCTCACAGTTCGAGAGATGGTTGAGAAATTTGAGAAATACATTGCCAGTAAAAATAAATCAAATGATTCCCAGGTGGGATAATCATGTTTCACCAAATGAGCCGCTTTGTCTCCAGGTTCCGTGATTTGGAGCAGCAGGAGTTTTCACAGTCTATTGAGGAAGAGCGGCAATGGAGAGCACTGAAAGAAAAGCTTGCTTCGCCACAAATAGTTGAGCAACAGCAGTCGTATCAACACAAATGTATTGCCGTTTTGAGTTTGTACGCACAGGCTGGAGCTAGTTTTCTTGCAAGTAACCTAGCGTATGCATGGTCAGGAAAAGGCATTCCTGTCACCCTTTGCGAGTTACCAAGAGTGACTTCCTATTATTATTTTGCACTTGATTTTGAACGTAGAGCTCGACAACAAGTAAGAGATTCTTCTACACCATCGCTCCTTATGCAAAATAACCATCTTCGCATCCAGATAGAATCCCCAGCACAACTTCAGCACGAATCTTCTCAAACAGATACAGCCAACTGGTTACTACGGATTTGTAAGGATAGTCCCATTGTTGTCATTGATGTTTCTTCCTACTGGAATGATATCCACTCCAAACAAATTTTTGAGCATGCCGACGAAATATGGGTAGTATTTGATGCAGATCTGGCTAGACTTACACGTTTGTTCCTGGTGGATCCAGCCCCTGCTTGGTGGAAGACAGAAAGAAGAAAAATAAAAATGATAGCAAACAAGTGGAATAGCCAATTGTCTCGGGCAAGCATCATGAAAAAAGTAGAAGGAACGCTCTCCCTATGGGATCATCAGCCTGGAGCTACACAGGTAACTGACATGATTCCGTTGATAGATGGAGAGAAAGCAGCAATGGCAAGCGCCAAAGCCAATCTACTATTAGAGCTTTTCCCGGAGGAAGAGATTGAGTTTCAGTCATTGATTCATGCTTATAAAGGAAGGATGTTATGAAAAAGCAAACATTGCTTGTCATTTGCTTAATATCGTTTCTGTTAGCAGGTTCGTCCTTTTATGCAGCAACTCAATATATTGATGCGATGGCTGCAGAAAAACTGTTTGCTCCAGTTGTAAAGGTAGCTGCAGGGAAAGAAATATCAGCCTTCGAGCCGATCACACAAGATGACGTGATACTTGTACAGGAAGAGGTGGATGAAATTCTTCCAGGTTCAGCGCGCGATTTGGATGCCGTTCTGGGGAAAAGGAGCACGCAGACTATATACGAAGGCGAGCAATTATTAGTGGAAAAGCTGACAGATTCGCAGCTTTTACCGGAAAAAGGGGAGGCACGCTACGAGTTCCCCCTACTATCGATTCATCCTTTAACGGAATTACGCAAAGGCGATCATGTGAAAATCTGGGTCAAATACAAGAGTCTCTCGGAGCTGCAAGACTATCCTGCACCACTCCATTTCCGAAAAACCAATGATACGGCAGATTTGTTATTTGAAAGTCAGCTTGCAAGCGTGAGGGACAGTAATGGTATCGAGATCTATACATTAAAGCCGAGCTTGTTGCCATCGCCTGATCAGATGGATTCCATCTTTCATGGAGCACGAGAAAAGCCGTTGCAGAATGGCGAAAAAAGATATCGTGACTACCGGGTTCAGCCAACAGCACTACCTGCTTTTATCGGCTTTAATTTGACAGATGAGGAGTATGTGATAGTAAGCGAGGCAATGTCATATGGGATGCTTCAGGTAGGTCATATCATGGGTTCAAAGGAGCAAGCGTCATGAAAATTTTAGTTTGTTATCCGATGAAGTCACTGGCCAAGACGTATATGCCTGTGTACAGTGATGTGCTAGTAGCAGAGTCGACGGAGGAGTTTTCGCGGCTTGTGCAGCTTTATATTCCAGAAGCTGCCATAATCTTTTCCGAAATGTTCAACTCTCCCGTTTGGGAATGGCTTCCGGCTCTGAAAGCACAACTCCCGCCAAACTCACCGTTAATAATTGTTCCTCTCTATCGGGATGAGAAGATGATTGAGAAGGTAGCGGAGGAGTCCGGGTTAGAGCATGTATACCTGTTATCGGCCCATTTATCACAAGAAGAAATACGCCATCAAATCGGTCTGATTCTAGGCTTCGTGCAAGAGTGTACAGATATCGGACCGTCAAAAGAAAAGGGGCTCGTTTACGCTTTATTGAGCTACGGAGCTTCTGGCATTACTACCTTTTGTATTAATTATCCCGTCATATTAGCGAGGCAGCATCCTGAAAAGCGAATTGTCGTACTTGATATGAATGACGCTAAGCCGGATCTAACACGTTTCTTCAAACTTCAACAACATCAATTATCTTTATTTCGTCCCGACTTTATCGATTTACAAACAACTGCCAAGCGTAACTGGAGCAATGTCTGCAAACAGAGCGCGCACTTGCCTAATCTGTATTACGCACATGCTGCCAGCAAATGGAAAAGCCCAGAATTAAGCAATCTAATTAATGTGTTTCGCATGCAATTTGACTATGTATACGTCGACTGGGGTTACTGCTTCCCTGAGTCTGAGACTCTACAGCGATTGCTTCATACTGTTGACCGCAATCTTTTATTCGTGAGAGCTGATCCCTTTAGTATCGATAGTGCCAGAGAGTGGCTGCATAAATGGAGAGAAAGAGGAGTGAAATGCGAGGTTCTGCTCAGTCATTTAGACCCTGGGCAACCCTTTCGAATCGGGGAGGATGTTTCGGTCTACGGCGTAGTACCACGTATTTCTGAGAGCAGGCTCATGCAATCTCATCAGAGCTGCAGTGTATTAATCGAAGAGTTTTTTCCTCCCAAATCGTACATCAGCAGTTTGAAGGAAATTGCTAAGGCACAATACTTGGATAAAAGTGCGGTGTTTTGCTGATGAGAGGGATAGAGCGAGAACACCCGGTTGGATTGGACATCCAAACCATTGAGGACATTAAACAAGCAGCGAGAGATTATTTAAATCATTTTGGCAAAACTCGAGAAGAGAAGCTAGAGATGCAACGAATTCTCGCTTTGGCAGAACAGGGAGACCGTGATAGTCACAATCATATTATTCTTCGCTTGCAGCATTATTTTGAGGAAGTCCTCCAACGACCAGTAACCGAACAAATTTTGCCGCATGTTAACGGTTACGAAGGTCTCACCTTTTCTACATACGGGTGGGGCATACTCGATGCCGTCCTCCATTTGTCTCCGTGGGTAGAGGAAGTGCGAATTTCTGCAAACCGCAACATTGCCTACTTGGAGCAAGGGGTCAAAAAATTTCTCTCTTACACACCAAGCTGGAAAGAGGTTGAAACTCTTCAACAAAAGCTGACCAATACAGCGGGTCTATCTTTTAACGAGAAAAAACCTAGATTGAGCGGATACTTACATTCACTAAAAGCCAGACTGACCATGTTCACTTTCCCTTATTCCAGAGTACCGACCATTCTGGTTAGAAGATTTACAACGCCTGCTTTTTCTCTCGACCAACTCCGTACACAGCAACAGCCAGCTTTCGACGAAAGAATTCAATGGCTAATGGAACAGCAAGTGTATGGGCGTAGCAATGTGCTGGTTATTGGACCGATGGCTGCCGGTAAAACAACATTGATGATGTGTATGCTGAAACTAAAGGACCCTCGGACAGAATATATCACGATCTTTGAAAGTGAACACGAGATGCGATTTGGTGATATTTGGCCAGGGGAAGTGATTGAACTCCAAAACGTGGAGGAAATCGGCATTGAATTGGAGCATTGCTTCAAAGACATGTACCGATCAACCGCAAATACGATTTTGATTGGAGAAATTCGTGAGCCTATAGAAGCGTACCATTTTATAAATGCCGGAATCAGAGGGACGGACGCTACAATCGGAGCGATGCACGAACGATTTGCTCATAGAGCTTTACATGATTTGACGGATCTTGTTTATCAATATGGAGGGAGGAGTATCGAGCTGACCCAGGAGCGAATTAGCAGGGCAGTCAATTTTGTCAATTCGCTTACATACCGTAACAGCGGTCACCGTTTTATTGATGCCATTCATACGACGGAGTGGAATTCATCTTTTAACCGAGTCGAATCTATTCCCCTCGTAGGTCGCAACATGCAGACGGGAGCTTATGAATGGACAGGGAATCAATTGAGCCCACATTTAGTTGAATACATGTGTTACGTCGGCAAAGCCGACATTGAAGTGCTGAAAGAGCTACGTCTTACCGATATAGGCAGGCAGCTATGATTTACACATTTCTTTTTCCGGTGTTTCTATGTCTCTTCTCTGGCTTTCTGTTTCTCGGCTTACACCTGTACAAGGGATGGAGAAGTCCACGCGTATTGTTCCCACGTACAGTTGAGGCATGGCGAGAGAAATTTTTAAGGCATTCTACCCGGCGCATGATGTATGAACACTTTGATCGTTGGTGTCAAACCGTGGGAGGTACACCAGAAGGGTACTTATTACTATCCATGATTGGCGGAATAGCGGGGTTCATCTCGGGTATTTTGCTAGGAAATATGATTGTATCCTTGTCGCTTTTTCTCTTATTCCTCTTGCTGCCAACACTGATTCTATACGCACGCTATACCGTACAAATGAATAAAAAAATCAGCTCATTCTGTCGTTTCGTAGAGTTGTTTGCCCGTTATTATAACAGTCGCAAAAACATTGTCCTTACCTTTCGCGAAATGATAGAAGAATGCCCTAAAGAGTTATTGCCTGACCTCCTTCTGCTTAACAATAGCCTTTCGGATGGGGGAAACTCGGTTGCAGCAGTGGAACAATTTGCGCAGAGACTAGACCACCCGTGGGCTTTTGATTTTGCAACCTATATTTCTAGCGGTTTGGAAGGGGAAACAGAAGATATTCAATCACCTCTAAATCGGTTAACGAATGAGATGTTTGTACAACAAGACGAAAAGCATGAGCGTGATAGTGAAATATACTCCATTTGGATCAGCTTGCTTATTGTTATAGCGATTTGCGTTTGCCTGATCCCCTACAATCAAGGGTTGCTTCAAGATTCTTACCGTCTCTATTTCTACACGCCAGATGGACAAGCCATATTAGCGATTGCGGCGACTGTGTGGACTTTTTCGATCCTGTTGGCATTTATTTGGGGAAGGAGATATCGCTAATGCCAATGCTCATCATGTATACCTACCTTGGATTAGGCGCTCTATTTGTTTTCAGTGCAACGTTTATGATCGGGAAGTATTTGTTTCACAAGCAAAAGCCAAAGCTGTTTGTTTCCGGAGTGTGGTGGGGAAAGTGGGAGCAGGCACTAAAGCCTGACGAAGACGACAAATGGGAGCAGTTACTATCACGAGCAGGAAGGCCTTTTGGATGGGGAAAACCGGAGTGGGTGTTTCTGCAATTGTTGTCTGGAAGTACCGTTTGCATTCTGATTCTTATGTGGGTCGTCGTAAGTCGAATGGAATCATTTCCACTTCTGTCGATGTGTCTGGCATCTGCAGGGAGTTATATGCTGCCGTACATGGGCTTAAAGATGTGGGCAAATCACAGAGAGGATATGCTGAGTACAGATATCGCCAGATTTATCAATCGCTATGTAACCCTTCTGGAAAATCAGGTGCCCATTTACAATGCCATGGTCAAGGCAGCTAGACCGACTAGAAAGCTAAAGGAGTATATCCCTACTTTATCTGAGTGGAACAGAGACTCTAATGAGGCACTGGAGAGCTTTAAACGCAAAATCGGTGTCGATGACGGAATCATTCTCGTATCAAGTATGCGTACAATTGAAACGCTGAGCGAAGGACAAGTAAGTGCAACTATGCAACGAATGGAGTGGGCTGTCGATCATCGAAGAATGTTTCGTCATCGGAAAAAGATAAAATCTTTGGGGATCGGCTACACGGTCATTGTCTACCCGGCATTTTACATGGGTTTATTGGTAGCGATGTTCCCTTGGTATAAGCTGCTTACAGAAATTCTGGATAAATATTTGACCTGAGGAGGAGCAACTCATGACCAAGCTTTTATCTATCATCATGTGCATCGTTTTCTCTTTAGGAATAATCGTTTCTAGCTTGTCCGAAATAAACACATCGGTAGTGAGAGAGGACGGGCTGAGAGATCGAGCAGTTGGATGGATCGACAAAGCCATACCTTAAATCACGTATGAGAAAAGGGGAAATTCGAGATGTCGAAAATGTTCTTTATATTTTTAGCATGCGTTATGGTGTTAGGGATCGGTGTCAGCAGTTATGGTAATGAATTAAGCCCTGCGGCAAACGATTCTGCCGAGAGCATTAATCAATCCATCACATCGCTGAACTACGATACCCGCAATGAAAACATCAACTTCAGGATGCAAAACGGCACTTCCTATACGTCGTCAAACTGATGCTGCACATTCACGTTCTTCTCATCATTTCGATTATGGTAGGGAGCTTGTGCGCGATGCTTTGGAATCTCCAGCCAGAGGAGCAGCTTAAACAGACACAACAAGAAAGGGTGTATCGAGCAGCGACGGTTATCTTCCATTAAAGAAGAGCTGGCGTTTCTAAAACGATGGTGAAAGCAAAAGTCTTTCTTATTTGTCTACTGGTCCTTTTATTGGTTACTTCTGCACTGGGAGCTTACCACTTGTACGCAATGGAAAGGGCGATTGCCCGTGGAATCTATGCTGACTTACTGGATGATATGCAGGACATCGGGTATTTGGAGCCGACGTTAGCAGATTACTATCTTCTGAAAATGAAAGAACTGGGTTGGGAAGTGACAGAGGATGCGTTTGCCGGGAGCTGGCCTCGAACCGAGAGCGAGCGAGCTCGCAAAGAGAGACAGGAGGCGATTACCTTGTCAGTTACTATCCAGCCTTCAAAAGTGACCCAATGGCTGCACAAATTTGTGGAGGGGGATACATCCTTTTCCTTTACGGGAAGCCGTCCGTCCGAATACTTTGATCCAGGGTGGTAGTGCATGAATAAAATGATTAGCATTTTGGCAGTAATGGCTATTGTATTGCCTTTGACGGTAGGTCTGCTTCTCACCGGTCCGCAAAATCTCCTTTCGGCATGCACGCAGTTTTTCGGTGATTTGCTCGCTGAAGTAACGCGTTTTGGTACAGGCTAATGGGTCAATTAATCGCTGTGATTCTGAACATTATGGTTATGCTACTCGTTCCATTAGGACTTTTACAGGTACATACGGTCGTTCAGGCCAGAAACGAATTATTGGAAGTGAGCGCGGCCGCTACGAAATACGTCAGCAACCACGGGGGGACGAGTGAAGGCAACTTGCAACAAGAGGTTCGGGCACTAATCGCTCGGGAGCTGAGGGAGAAAAAGTTCTCCATTCCAGATCAGGATCTGTCTGTCAGTGTCATTCGCACTCGTTCTTTTGATCCCGTCCTGTGGAGCCACGAAGATGAGTTTGTCGTGGAGCTGGCAATTCCATACCCCCGCTTTACCTCCTGGATTCCAATGCCGGCTGATTCCTTGCAAGTCCAAAGAATAGGTACGGTTAACATCATGGACTACGATCTGTAAAAGCTCCCATTAGGAGGCTATCGTTACGGGTATAAATATCTTATCCATTTCTACGATGCTGTTCTTTTTGCTGGTAGGTATGTTTATTGTAGATGCAGACATCACCATGCAGAAAAAAACAGAAATGAAGATACTCCTGGAGTTGTCTAATCATCACGCCACATTTGCTGTCGATCCAATATTGAAAACAGAGGGTGTAATTGACCTGCTCGAAGACGAGGCTCTCAAACGTTTTGATGACAGAATGTACGAGAACGGTGGCTACCGTCGTGAGCAAGCCATGTATGTCCCTCAAGCAGACAGTGTGACCACTGATCCCATTCCTTTCTCACGCTATTATGTGGATTTCCGATCGTGGCGCCATGACCTCCAATTACGCCTACAGTACAATGGGACAACCCTCGTGACAGAGCGAGCAACGAAAGGACCAGTGCGTCCGGGAGGCGGAATGCTGCAAATTACTGTCGTCACTGAGCGTGGGGAGGAACTGCAGCTCGCACCGAAGACAATGGTCGGTCCATCCCATGTCGTAGTTGCCTACATCGACGAGCGACCGTTTCTGCCAATGCTGCCGTCGCATTCGTTTCCAGTCGTATCTGTAGAAGAACTGAAAGATTAGTCAGACTTATTTACAAATTGCAAATTCTTCTGGTACTATGTAGGAAAGTGCTTACCCAGCTTGCGATTGTGAGGAAGTCGCTCTCCGAACATCCCGTTTGCCGGTCCGTTAAGCATAGTAAAAGTGGGGTTATTGATTTGTTTGATAAAGATACCATTTATATCGTAGGCGATGCACAGTCCTCTTCGAACAATCCGATTACACAGCAATTCAGTGCTTTTTTTATCGGATTGGTTGTCGATACTTCCAACGACAAGATCGTAGATGCGGCCTGCTCCTCCACGGTCCAACTGACGTCTGACTTTGCTCGGTCGATC from the Brevibacillus brevis genome contains:
- a CDS encoding P-loop NTPase family protein — protein: MFHQMSRFVSRFRDLEQQEFSQSIEEERQWRALKEKLASPQIVEQQQSYQHKCIAVLSLYAQAGASFLASNLAYAWSGKGIPVTLCELPRVTSYYYFALDFERRARQQVRDSSTPSLLMQNNHLRIQIESPAQLQHESSQTDTANWLLRICKDSPIVVIDVSSYWNDIHSKQIFEHADEIWVVFDADLARLTRLFLVDPAPAWWKTERRKIKMIANKWNSQLSRASIMKKVEGTLSLWDHQPGATQVTDMIPLIDGEKAAMASAKANLLLELFPEEEIEFQSLIHAYKGRML
- a CDS encoding SAF domain-containing protein, encoding MKKQTLLVICLISFLLAGSSFYAATQYIDAMAAEKLFAPVVKVAAGKEISAFEPITQDDVILVQEEVDEILPGSARDLDAVLGKRSTQTIYEGEQLLVEKLTDSQLLPEKGEARYEFPLLSIHPLTELRKGDHVKIWVKYKSLSELQDYPAPLHFRKTNDTADLLFESQLASVRDSNGIEIYTLKPSLLPSPDQMDSIFHGAREKPLQNGEKRYRDYRVQPTALPAFIGFNLTDEEYVIVSEAMSYGMLQVGHIMGSKEQAS
- a CDS encoding ATPase, T2SS/T4P/T4SS family, whose amino-acid sequence is MRGIEREHPVGLDIQTIEDIKQAARDYLNHFGKTREEKLEMQRILALAEQGDRDSHNHIILRLQHYFEEVLQRPVTEQILPHVNGYEGLTFSTYGWGILDAVLHLSPWVEEVRISANRNIAYLEQGVKKFLSYTPSWKEVETLQQKLTNTAGLSFNEKKPRLSGYLHSLKARLTMFTFPYSRVPTILVRRFTTPAFSLDQLRTQQQPAFDERIQWLMEQQVYGRSNVLVIGPMAAGKTTLMMCMLKLKDPRTEYITIFESEHEMRFGDIWPGEVIELQNVEEIGIELEHCFKDMYRSTANTILIGEIREPIEAYHFINAGIRGTDATIGAMHERFAHRALHDLTDLVYQYGGRSIELTQERISRAVNFVNSLTYRNSGHRFIDAIHTTEWNSSFNRVESIPLVGRNMQTGAYEWTGNQLSPHLVEYMCYVGKADIEVLKELRLTDIGRQL
- a CDS encoding DUF3870 domain-containing protein produces the protein MFDKDTIYIVGDAQSSSNNPITQQFSAFFIGLVVDTSNDKIVDAACSSTVQLTSDFARSIFIGHSIMASEEIGEEIRFRYFGSSQKTLIAAFKDAQKKYKQAVSTRNKATVTK